Part of the Pieris brassicae chromosome 5, ilPieBrab1.1, whole genome shotgun sequence genome is shown below.
GAATGCATAAGCTAAAAcactacatttttttaatagagtGCTTTAGCTTGGTAATGGGCAACTACTTCAGGTGTGTCCAAGGGTACACCGTGTACGGGATCCAAAACGACAGCAGGGGAGCCAGGAGCCTGGGCTAATGTTGAGTAGGCGGTAACAACTGGTGCGTAATTTGCGTAGACCGCTGACACGGCGGGAGATCCATGAACTACGCTGGTGCTGTGTTGCGACACGGAACTAACAGCTGGCGACACCACAGAACTGTACGCTACAGGGGCAACGGCACTGTATACTGGCGCTATATTGTAGACTTCTGGGGCGACGGCGCTGTACGCAACTGGGGCCACATTACTGTAGGCCACTGGGGCTACTAAAGTGGGCTTAGCAGCTGCCACAGCAAGCACGCagaataaaacaattgacTTGTACATGGTGTATATTGACCAACGAAATTAGATCAAGTGATGATATGTTTGTGCTAATCTCAGTTTATATACCGTACCTTCGCTAATCACATATAAAAATGCCACTGAATCACCTTCATCAAATAACATgtctaatgttttttgttgCCGAAATCGAGACAATTAATAACTATTCTATGCGGAAGTATTATACTTAGTTGATATATATCATCAATATTCATTATCTGTATGTTAGTATTTAATCTGCATATTATGGTAATTGTCAGGTACgagtaaaaacatttattctcagtttaataacaaaatatttaactattgGTAACTAACATGACTGCACGTATATAGCGAAATACTCATTTTGTTTGAATCTGTAGTTCTGGTATAAACCAAAATCGTTTGCGAGgtttcaatatttgtttaagagCAGGCTATAACTGAAATCACTCGTAGTAGATTCGattgatatattataattactacgaataagataaaaattattcccaagaactaaactTGACACCTTCGCATTAGAAAGAATAggtaattattcaatttaaaaaagtttcctTGAAATTTCAAATCAAACCGAATAGTATATGTAAACTAAGCAAATGCTACCttatgattttattgaaaataatcacTTATTTTATGATTGGTTTTGCTTGAtacctttaaaattttattatatataaatagataaaacaaCTCTTTTTTCACTTTCAAAAACTTCAACTAATACTAACAAtggttaaaaatttgtttacagaaaattacaaGTAAATACTTGTGTATTATACCAGGTGAGGTTTGCATACGCGGTGCACCATTTGGTTTAATCTTACACTCGTTAAGTAAAccacatattaatattttatctaattgtATTGCTGCATCGCCAATCACCTATTATCTAATTGTATTCACTACGCACTGCTCAAAATGCCCCCGAGTTTGTACTATACATGCGCGACCGGTGACTGCGTTTGTCACTAAGGCTAAGGACTAACGTAGCGGATTGCATACGTGCCCGCTGCGGTGGCGgaatgaagttttattttccaaACTCACGAGACCGGAGTTTTGTGTGGTTACGCAGCCCTCGCGGTTGCGATTATCGCTCGCAAACTTGGCTGTTGATTATCGCCATACGGGCGGTTGCAAGACGGGTGATTAAAACAAGGTATTGCGTTATACTTACTATGCGTcgtctttttttttcttttatcacTTGCTTGAGAAGAATCTGAGGTGGTAGGTGTAGCAAAAGCTTCTGATGTTGATGCAAAAGTAGTAGTGTTAGTAGTAGTACTTTGTTCAGTTGTAGCACCGCTTGTTAAGGTTGAGGAGGTATTTttaataggtatatttttcAGTCGTTCGGTCTTGCTGCGGTTGCCCGCCAACCGATCGTAGAGCGCGCATGTACAAGATGACCACCGGTGCAGCGGGACCTGCAAACAATCGCACACGCCGCGGGCGTTAAACGCATCGTGTAATATGCTTTAatcttttacataaatatctgTATTTACAACGGCTGCGAGCCCGCAACCACTACGGGCGCGGGTGAAAACCGCTTCGTGATTGCTTAGCCTAAAGCGGTCGAAGGGAGACGTGCggctaaaattataaattttgctaGCTTATAGCGCGCTCTTAATGTCtcattagtttaaaattttaaggatttttgttttatacaaattaaatttgcaTTGGCTGTATACATATGTAGGAATGTAAACTATGTCTGATAgtcgttatataaaaatgcttaTGGTTGCTCTAGTTTATTGTCGATGTTTTTAAGTTACACTTTTTGGCGGTAATAGTACAAACGAGGCATTAACTgtgaacaaaaatattaaaaaaacactgtataatattgtgatttaataattatccaTGGTAGTATTAATGAGggtaaaaatgaaaaatattgtctgACGATTGGCGCCAACttctattttagtataaacGCGTATAATGTGCTATGCGTATTTGTTTGTAGTTTCTTTTTTCATTACTTATTGCAATGTTGCAATAACTACTGCGACAAGTTTCTGTAGTCTTTTATCTTATTGCATACAATTTTATGTACTCccttaaataatatagcaaaattaattaaaaaaataagcaaaatttgtattatcatAATCTTACGGGCCAACACATTTTAATcctgaaattttattattaaattacataggCAAGTGGTTCGCAAGAATTGCATCTTGATATTCATACAAAgatacagttaataaaaatcttcatTTGGTCTCAAggagtataataataatgctttttcGATTTTAAGTTCATAGAAAGCCTGCgttaaaaaatgttacgtTATCAGTTATCAAATAGACAGAAATATGTCTGTTCTAATGTCCCAGTGAGTGGACGTGagattataaaaagtaaattaccGATAAGTTGTATGTACACCGTGTTACAAACACTGTCTTTAGGCATCTAAggaattaaatgttttattttcttgagatgtttttaaatttatatctaaacATTGCCTTAGTATCTAATATACATACTCGTACAATATTTATCACTTTACTTAATAGATTTTAAGCGGGTCGCACGTGTTATGAGCTCGTGTAGACTGCGAACCACGACATGGCTTCAATGTTTCGATTTCTTAACAAAAGACCATATCCGTCAACACGTAATCTTAATGCAATCTGATACCTAATACGAGTTTGTTTACGTCAACGGTAAAAATGCTTTTGCAGATATTATCACATACCTTTTATGATTACTGTGacttaaaatatgataaaatggGTAAACTGCCTCATGCTTAACTTAATATTCTAGGGTGgacatataaacatataataataaaataagtcttACGTTTCTATGCTTACGGGaaatattggttttatttgtGATGTATTAATGTTACGGGAAGAAATCAAAGTAATTTGTTATTGGTGAccgtttatttatattcttattgtAGTACTTGATCTCAACTGAACCGAAAAGTAAAAACTAAgagtaaaaaatttttttttgaatttctaaTGTTAATACTTCTCACTTTTGTAATGGTGTTCACAGCACTCTCGTGAAGTATGGAGCTGGTACACCGTAAGTGGAGACACGCGCTACAGGGGCAGAGTAGACGACGGGTGAAGCGGCGTATGTCGACACAACAGGGGCAGCGTAGGAAGAGACAACTGGAGCAGCGATGAACTGGGCTGAACGTTTGTGGATGGAGTGAGCTTCGGCCTCAGCCTGAGCTTTAGCTTCTAAATGGGCTGCACGGGCAGCGGCTACCTCAGGTGTTTCTTCGGGGGCAACTGGAAGAGCAGCAGGAACAACGGGCGCAGCAACTGCTGGAGCAACAGCAACTGGTGCAATTGCAGCAGATCTAAAGACTGATGGTGCCACCGCGGCTAAAGCTGAAGGTGCGTATACGGATGCGAATGGAGCACTGTATGCTATAGGGGCAGCGGCAATGGTGTTCAACCATGGAGCGGAGGCTACAGTGTTTATAACAGCTGGTGAACTCTTAATGTCTACTCTTGACTGGCTTGATACGGCAGCTGGGGCGACGGGGGCAGCAATGACAGCGGGAGCAGAGTATGCTACTGGAGCAGCGGGAGCAGAGTATGCTACTGAAGCAGCGGGAGCAGAGTATGCTACTGGACCAACGGCAGGAGAGTAAGCTAATTGAGCCAGGTTAGCAGAGTAGGCTGCTGGGGCAGCGTACGCAGCAGGGGCGGCTACAATAGCAGCTGGTTCAGCAATGGCAGCGCTAGCTACAGGGGTGATAGTTTCGGATACAATAGCTGGAGTCGACTTGATGTCCACACGGGATTGATGGGAAACAGCTGATGGGGCAACAGCCAATGCCGGGGCAGAGTAGCTGATCACTCCCGGTCCGTAGACCAGGCCAGAGGGAGAGGCGGCTGAAAGCGCCATCACGGAAAGCAACACCACCAGCGAGTTCATCGTGGTCTGTGTTAGTTCAGGATTGAGGTACAAAGATAAACTGATGCTTTCTTCCACTTGTCGGACGTATTTATACTGTGGTCTAGATCAAGTTccaaatgtattaaaagtcAAGTTCAACACGTCGGTTACTCATCATATGAAAGTTAATCTTTGCATGCAAGTGAGGGGCGGATAAACTAGTTTCCGGACTTAATATAGCCTGTTATATTTTGATACCGGCTTGGCtataattaatctttaataGTAAGTGCATTTTTTGTAGTAACCAATTTATAATAGtagtataataagaaaatgaaaaagtacttttttatagattGTTAGGTgaccataaaaatatattttactggaCTACTGgtaattttaatctaatataatatttttaataaatattatcgctTATTCAACAACCATACAATGTCCACTGCTAAAAGATTTTGACTAACGACATAACGACACGAATAGTaatagtatgtatattattaagagaTTAGTTTATGCACACATTGAAGGCATCCTGACTTTTATAAAACCTAACATTCTTTGTTATTGAAGtttgaaattataactttaacaTACTTAATACAAATAGGTAAATGCTGTAGATATAAtgtaatagtaatttatatttgtccTTAAATTCTTGCTCAAACAGTCGAGCGAGAAACAATTCAagcttaaatttaattttactaattttacaaCCAACGCAATCTTGTGTATTAAATAGAAAAGTCTGAAATTCTTAATAATGACGAAATTATTTGCATTCTTACGTCTGACATTTAATGTATCGataaattagtatatttaataatgatataattcACGTCCTTAAAAATAAGATCAGGCGATAATACTCTGGATTATTTTTGTAGCAGTGCtcgataaaacaaaatgttaaggTTTTTACACGTCAACCTTGAAGGCTTTCATTCTGCATGATAGGACAGTGGGCACTGGGAAATAACTATTCAATTATCTATATATCGAGTAGTTATTTCAGATCAGgtttttgatataataatttttttcttcagtTTTTTCTCTAGTCAATATTAGAAATTACAACTACGTAAATATTGTTCGTTTAAACCAGAATTTAAACATTGAAATGTGTCAAAAATTTTTTCGGTGTtgtaaaaatttcaaataagatGTTCAGTGGCGTTAAATgggtttttaggtctgagtcTCAAATTATTTGGATCGGCttcatggtcatttgtcaatctaattaaTCCAATACATGCTCAGGGATgggaatcgcacgctgaagccagcACTGCTCACCTGTTATTCCACCAAGTGATAAAAATTGTtgcctttatttatttgtaaagtaaCTAAAGTAGTAAGAACAAGtcattataaaagtattgATATCGTTAACATTCAACTGTATTGAGCGGTATAATAAGTAACAACTGTtgatatatttgtaacaaGTACATACCCTATATAAGGTATGCGGAATATATTCTACCATAAATGGATTCAACCTCAATTTATACACAATCATTATTCACTCCTGACAATACAAGAAAATGCACCTGTATCAATAATCGTCCATTATGCATTTATTTCTCGACATTAAGAACACCCGCCATCTATCAACCTTTAAAAGtggaatttaaattatcgACACTTCCGACACAACGGGTAAATTGTTAACTTTAACGTATAaagataaatgttttaattattatcactaGCTTGGTTGGTAGCACATCACggtgtataatattttaacatcgGCTTCAACTTTCagcgaaaaaatattttgggtTGGAAAACACAGATTAAATTGAATAGACAGACACAAAATATTGATTCAAATTGCTACTTGAACTAACTAACTAGCTGAATTAAgactaaaacaaataatgtttgtacctttttttaaataaacattattatttctggaaatataataatattgattcaCGCCGATCAATATGTAGtcgcaatttattttatctttaatttcGCTACTGGATTCTGCTATTTCTATAAGCCGGTATTAGTAAACGTACTATAAAACTCAAATAgacataaaagttttttttcggGACGCTCTTGGGTAGTGTTTCCCGACTTATTTTGTGCCATGTGTTTTATCCTTTCTAAAATTCATATGCTccatagtttttaatattagaattatttattgtttacttaagaaacttaaatgataGGTTGTTGTTGTTTATCTAGGTACAATTTGTAACCCTTATGCATGTCAATTTACGCCATCTCACTATGTAATAGTGCCCACACATTGTTAACAAGACACAGCgggtaaattttcaaaacatttaatgAAAAGCCGATGTTTAAatacgaaataattttaatttagtgagATCCTTGCGCTTGATCCTCGCTGCACAGATATTTCATATAGGTTCCAATTTGGGTAGTTTCTTAAGTCTCCACGTTGTGTTATATCCAGCTGATTTCGATTGGGTCCCTTAAGAATCATATTGCCCCCTGTGGGGCGTTAACGTTAGGATACACTTCTCTAGGGTGTgttcactttaaaaattaataaagatgatcaaaaattcttaactatattatatttattcgttaCTACGAAAATATAGGATTGGAGTATTTCAACATCTTATTatcaatttacataattattttacataaaaataccaTGATATCCtaagaaaatctaaaaaaaatgaaatgtttGACGAGCTAGAAGTAATGAAACACGTAAATGCATTATAAACCATTTAATTGAATCATATAAGATGTTAAcaataattcttaattaacaTTGACTGTTGCGGTGCTTGACGTAGACCTGGTGTTCTGGTCGTAATGAGGCGAGGTTTCGGGACTTACCATCCGTGGGCCAAAGGTGCGGCTAAAATTGGACCATGGGCAGCTACGACGGGAGCGTGGGCTACTGCAAGAGCTGGGCCGGCGATCTGGTAagagatctttaattatttactcatACTCGTATAATAGGTACATGGAAATGTACGAAACATTTTTGCCTTATAACGCAGGCACAGTCACTGGATAGTTAACACTCAGATCAGGCTTTGATTATAAATTCAACTGATTTATGgtgaaaattttgaaattcatgtaaataaattcaccAGAAGTATACTTAATACTTACAGAATtgtattataacttaatacaACTACTAtgctttttagtaaaaaaaacagcatTAGCAATATCAGTGAATTGTTAAGGAACTAAAGTTCTACTACGCTTTTACTACTAACCCTAACAGTGTTGGCGTATGAGGTGGCAACGGGAACTGCAGTCCTCACGATTGGGGCGCTGACCACGGGGGCTACGCCGATACCATGGCCCCATGGGGAAGCGAGAGGAGCACCGTATAAACCAGGGGCTGCGGCGGCTACAGCCAAGAAAGCAGTGAATACGATCtgtagaataataaataaaaatatatagtaattaaaaaatcttgtaaCAGTAGAAGAACTGTATTTTAACCTATGAAGAACTTActagaaaaaacatttatcttaaataaaccACATTATTTGTTGTGTTGTTAAAAATTCTTACTATCTCAAAGGTAGTAATGTGGTGTTTTTCAGACAGGTAGTCTAATATACAACAGAGAGGTCGCGACGGTGTTATGACTTTGTTTGTTTCTTTAGAGACCCGAATAGGTTTGGAAATATAAGTTGATGGTCGCCAAGATAAGGGCTAAACAGCGGATCAAGGTTTGTAACTTCACGAGCGTGATACGTGTTGTTCACGCTTTATTCCACTTCGGTTAACAATAAGAGTCGAATTAATTACGTGCGACACGTTATTGGCACTTGTTCGAGAAGGATGACAACCATGTAACTTAAGCGCTAAAGCAAATACAATTATCCACACTTAGCTTTGACACTGATTTTGTTAGTCAACATAGTTAATACAATTCGTATGCGCTTCGAAGAGTTATGCAATGAATTTGTCGCCAGTGTACGAGATTCATTCTAGAAGGTAAAACTTGTAGGCAAATAAGTCTAAGACTTCTTAAGTTAAAACAACCCAGCATTTATGAAAGCCAATACTGTGTACTAGAAAT
Proteins encoded:
- the LOC123709998 gene encoding cuticle protein 16.5-like: MNSLVVLLSVMALSAASPSGLVYGPGVISYSAPALAVAPSAVSHQSRVDIKSTPAIVSETITPVASAAIAEPAAIVAAPAAYAAPAAYSANLAQLAYSPAVGPVAYSAPAASVAYSAPAAPVAYSAPAVIAAPVAPAAVSSQSRVDIKSSPAVINTVASAPWLNTIAAAPIAYSAPFASVYAPSALAAVAPSVFRSAAIAPVAVAPAVAAPVVPAALPVAPEETPEVAAARAAHLEAKAQAEAEAHSIHKRSAQFIAAPVVSSYAAPVVSTYAASPVVYSAPVARVSTYGVPAPYFTRVL
- the LOC123709999 gene encoding larval/pupal cuticle protein H1C-like, which gives rise to MYKLIVFTAFLAVAAAAPGLYGAPLASPWGHGIGVAPVVSAPIVRTAVPVATSYANTVRIAGPALAVAHAPVVAAHGPILAAPLAHGW